One Niabella beijingensis DNA window includes the following coding sequences:
- a CDS encoding sodium:solute symporter, giving the protein MKSLDWVVLIVTLTGIILYGIYKSRTTRDLDGYFLSNRSMPWYLILLSIMGTQASAITFLAAPGQAYTDGMRFIQYYFGLPLAAIVICISFVPVFSRLKVFTAYEYLEHRFDLKTRTFTSFLFLLQRGLSTGISIYAPSIILSVLLGWNIYLTNLFMGGLLIIYTVTGGARAVAYTQTFQFLIIMGAMAVAGYFIVKDLPPGIGFTDALRVGGKLGKMNIVTSGITDGKFDWGDRYNIFSGMIGGFFLLLSYFGTDQSQVGRYLTARSLTESRLGLLMNGIVKIPMQFFILLLGVLVFAFYQFNKAPAFFNEFELNRLEQSVYKDSLHQLQQELQSIQQRKDAALALYPGQRETAFGQLQELQKETETVRSQIKGLVKKNGGADNDTNYIFLHFVVDYLPAGLVGLIIAIIFLASWGSIAAALNSLASSTMIDFHKRFRIKHTAQEKEYRVSKLYTLLWGIFCIAVAMFVSNWGNSLIEVVNVLGSLFYGTILGIFLVAFYSRRVKGNAVFWAALIAEAIVVVLFFLNEYKVISLGFLWLNAIGALLVWGISSFLQWVIPGKTTVS; this is encoded by the coding sequence ATGAAGTCACTGGATTGGGTTGTACTGATTGTAACATTGACGGGTATCATCCTTTACGGGATCTATAAAAGCCGTACTACGCGCGATCTGGATGGCTATTTTCTTTCCAACCGCAGCATGCCCTGGTACCTGATTCTCTTAAGTATCATGGGTACGCAGGCCAGTGCCATCACATTCCTTGCAGCCCCGGGCCAGGCCTATACGGACGGGATGCGTTTTATCCAGTATTATTTCGGACTACCGCTGGCAGCCATTGTTATCTGTATCTCTTTTGTTCCGGTGTTCAGCCGGCTGAAGGTGTTTACAGCCTACGAATACCTGGAACACCGGTTTGATCTGAAAACACGTACGTTTACCTCCTTCCTTTTTCTTTTGCAACGTGGCTTATCAACCGGCATCAGTATTTATGCGCCATCGATCATTCTTTCCGTATTGTTGGGCTGGAATATTTATCTCACCAACCTGTTCATGGGCGGACTGCTGATCATTTATACCGTAACCGGTGGTGCACGTGCAGTGGCATATACACAAACCTTCCAGTTCCTGATCATTATGGGCGCTATGGCTGTGGCGGGGTATTTTATTGTAAAGGACCTGCCCCCGGGTATCGGGTTTACGGATGCCCTTCGGGTAGGCGGTAAGCTGGGGAAAATGAATATAGTGACCTCCGGTATCACCGATGGTAAGTTTGACTGGGGCGACCGTTATAATATCTTCAGCGGAATGATCGGGGGCTTTTTCCTGCTGCTTTCTTATTTTGGTACCGATCAGTCGCAGGTAGGGCGCTACCTTACTGCCCGGAGTCTGACCGAAAGCAGGCTGGGGCTGCTGATGAACGGCATCGTAAAGATCCCGATGCAGTTCTTTATCCTGCTGCTCGGAGTACTTGTATTTGCGTTTTACCAGTTCAACAAAGCCCCGGCTTTCTTCAATGAGTTTGAATTGAACCGGCTGGAACAGTCGGTTTATAAGGACTCCCTACACCAGTTGCAGCAGGAGCTGCAATCGATCCAGCAGCGGAAGGACGCGGCACTGGCACTCTATCCCGGTCAGCGCGAAACAGCCTTCGGCCAGTTGCAGGAGTTGCAGAAGGAAACAGAGACCGTGCGTTCACAGATCAAAGGACTGGTGAAAAAGAACGGCGGCGCAGACAATGATACCAATTATATTTTCCTGCATTTTGTAGTAGATTATTTACCGGCCGGACTGGTGGGCCTGATCATCGCGATCATTTTCCTGGCCAGTTGGGGAAGTATTGCAGCGGCGCTGAATTCGCTGGCGTCGAGTACGATGATCGATTTTCATAAAAGGTTCCGCATAAAACATACAGCACAGGAGAAAGAGTACCGTGTTTCAAAATTGTATACGCTTTTATGGGGCATCTTCTGTATTGCCGTTGCCATGTTCGTCTCCAACTGGGGCAATAGTCTGATTGAAGTGGTGAATGTACTCGGTTCGCTTTTTTATGGTACGATACTCGGTATTTTCCTGGTGGCATTTTATTCCCGGCGGGTGAAAGGGAATGCCGTGTTCTGGGCGGCGCTGATCGCAGAAGCCATTGTAGTGGTGCTGTTTTTTCTGAATGAATATAAGGTCATTTCACTGGGTTTTCTGTGGCTCAATGCTATCGGCGCCTTGCTGGTATGGGGAATCAGCAGCTTCCTGCAATGGGTTATCCCTGGTAAAACGACGGTCAGCTGA
- a CDS encoding M15 family metallopeptidase, with amino-acid sequence MSLLKKILLLQLLFAGMQLSSQPVSFPVLRSIRVYKKSIREKPDNEMTELRTLAPGLVYDLRYATTNNFMHRLMYPSHTRSTFMRKPAAVALAAVEATLKQEGLGLKIFDAYRPFAVTKKFWELVPDERYAANPAKGSNHNRGTAVDLTLIDLKTGKELPMGTGFDNFTDSAHHSFTNLPQQVLQNRVRLRSVMEQNGFKPLSSEWWHYTYGNGSFDVLDLSFDQLNKMGK; translated from the coding sequence ATGAGCCTGTTAAAGAAAATACTGTTACTACAGCTCCTGTTTGCCGGTATGCAGCTGAGCAGCCAACCGGTTTCGTTCCCGGTACTGCGCTCCATCCGCGTATATAAAAAAAGTATCCGGGAAAAACCGGACAATGAAATGACCGAGCTCAGAACACTTGCACCCGGTCTGGTGTATGACCTCAGGTATGCGACCACCAATAATTTTATGCACCGGCTGATGTATCCTTCCCATACCCGCAGCACCTTTATGAGAAAACCTGCGGCGGTGGCGCTGGCCGCGGTTGAAGCAACATTGAAACAGGAAGGTCTGGGATTGAAGATATTTGATGCCTACCGCCCGTTTGCTGTCACCAAAAAATTCTGGGAGCTGGTGCCCGATGAGCGCTATGCTGCCAATCCCGCAAAGGGAAGCAATCACAACCGTGGTACGGCGGTGGACCTTACGCTTATCGATCTGAAAACCGGGAAGGAATTACCGATGGGCACCGGCTTCGATAATTTTACGGACAGCGCACATCATAGTTTCACCAACCTGCCGCAGCAGGTGTTGCAGAACCGGGTCCGTCTGCGGTCAGTTATGGAACAGAACGGATTCAAACCGCTGAGTTCAGAATGGTGGCACTATACCTATGGCAATGGTTCATTTGATGTGCTCGACCTTTCATTTGATCAGCTTAATAAAATGGGAAAATGA
- a CDS encoding response regulator — MNSKELFTEDLSKFTILIVDDNEDILDFLRDDLEERYTVLTATSGNEALLQLEEQIVHLIISDIMMPGMDGLEFCDYIKSNFELSHIPIVLLTAKNSLQSKIEGLDAGADAYIEKPFSPEHLNAQVASLLNNRMKLKDYFANSPLTHIRTMAHTRMDEQFLEKLQQLIESNLSNTLLDVEFLAQQLNMSRPTLYRKIKSISDLSPNEMINLTRLKKAAAMISEGHHRMNEIAETVGYSSLTQFGRNFHKQFGMTPTDYIKKMGH; from the coding sequence TTGAACAGCAAAGAGCTATTTACAGAAGACCTGTCGAAATTTACAATACTGATTGTAGATGACAATGAAGATATTCTTGACTTTCTACGGGACGATCTGGAAGAGCGGTATACCGTACTTACAGCAACCAGCGGTAATGAAGCACTGCTGCAACTTGAAGAGCAGATCGTTCACCTGATCATCAGTGATATTATGATGCCGGGCATGGATGGCCTGGAATTTTGTGATTATATAAAATCAAATTTCGAGCTTAGCCATATCCCCATTGTATTGCTGACGGCAAAAAATTCTTTGCAGTCAAAGATCGAGGGGCTTGACGCCGGCGCAGACGCCTATATTGAAAAACCATTCTCTCCCGAACACCTGAATGCACAGGTTGCCAGCTTGCTCAATAACCGGATGAAACTGAAAGATTATTTTGCGAACTCACCGCTCACGCATATCAGAACGATGGCGCATACCAGGATGGACGAGCAATTCCTGGAAAAACTGCAGCAGCTGATCGAATCCAATCTCTCCAACACCCTTCTGGACGTAGAGTTTCTGGCACAGCAGCTGAATATGAGCCGCCCTACCCTGTACCGCAAGATCAAATCGATCTCTGATCTCTCGCCTAATGAAATGATCAACCTTACCCGGCTGAAAAAAGCAGCTGCCATGATCAGCGAGGGCCACCACCGGATGAATGAGATTGCAGAAACCGTCGGCTACAGCTCGCTGACCCAGTTTGGAAGGAATTTTCATAAACAGTTCGGAATGACCCCAACCGACTATATTAAAAAGATGGGGCACTAG
- a CDS encoding AAA family ATPase yields the protein MNSDRFFVITGGPGSGKTTLLNALQTAGFTVVPEVARAIIQEQVDAGGTALPWGNRPLYIQLMLDRSVKSYQETVEKAAAVPGSVFLFDRGIPDALCYARMTGTELPGDLEQTGRTYRYNRSVFILPPWKAIYRTDEERKQDWEEAVYTYTCLEQTYRHQGYHIIVVPEGSIPRRLEFMLQQLRSFS from the coding sequence ATGAACAGCGACCGTTTTTTTGTGATCACCGGCGGACCTGGTTCAGGAAAGACCACATTACTGAATGCATTGCAGACAGCCGGCTTTACCGTTGTTCCGGAAGTGGCGAGAGCCATCATACAGGAGCAGGTTGATGCCGGCGGAACGGCGCTTCCCTGGGGCAACCGGCCGCTATATATACAGCTGATGCTGGACCGCTCCGTGAAAAGTTATCAGGAAACCGTTGAAAAGGCAGCGGCCGTTCCCGGCTCGGTTTTTCTTTTCGACCGGGGCATTCCCGATGCGCTCTGCTACGCCCGAATGACCGGTACGGAACTACCCGGGGATCTGGAACAAACGGGCCGGACCTACCGGTATAACCGTTCGGTTTTTATACTCCCTCCATGGAAAGCGATCTACAGAACTGATGAGGAACGTAAACAGGATTGGGAAGAAGCGGTATACACTTATACCTGTCTCGAACAGACCTACAGGCATCAGGGCTACCATATCATTGTGGTTCCCGAAGGCTCCATACCCCGACGGCTGGAATTTATGCTGCAGCAACTCCGGTCATTCAGCTGA
- a CDS encoding NAD(P)/FAD-dependent oxidoreductase, translating into MAKTLYIIGGGASGFFCAVNAARLYPDLRVVILEKSAKLLSKVKVSGGGRCNVTHACFDIAEMARRYPRGGNFVKKIFHEFFTSDTINWFEERGVQLKTEADGRMFPVSDSSQTIIDCLLNEAGRYGVTIRMQEAVTGIRKTAAGFEIETAKGTVFHSDYVCVACGGFPKAEQFEWLRNLGHTIAVPVPSLFTFNSPQHPLTELMGVSVTEARVAVAGTKLHQRGALLVTHWGISGPAVLRLSAWAARDLAGQEWTFTAIINWLPELSETELRERFVTWRSEKAAQKIGNKNPLELPGRLWLFLLTRSGIDEHRRWADLPSKNQNLLIRNLLAFELPVKGKTTYKEEFVTAGGITLAEVEPQTMMSRKIPGLFFTGEVIDVDGITGGYNFQNAWSTGFIAARSAGQLASAPSF; encoded by the coding sequence TTGGCAAAAACGTTGTATATAATCGGAGGTGGTGCATCCGGATTTTTTTGTGCGGTAAATGCGGCACGGTTGTACCCGGATTTACGTGTAGTGATCCTTGAAAAGAGCGCGAAGCTGCTGTCGAAGGTGAAAGTGAGCGGCGGCGGGCGTTGTAACGTTACCCATGCCTGTTTCGATATTGCTGAGATGGCACGGCGCTACCCGCGGGGCGGCAATTTTGTAAAAAAGATATTTCATGAATTTTTTACCAGCGATACGATCAACTGGTTTGAGGAACGTGGCGTGCAGCTGAAGACCGAGGCCGATGGACGTATGTTCCCGGTATCCGATTCGTCACAAACGATTATTGACTGCCTGCTAAACGAAGCCGGCCGCTACGGTGTAACGATCCGCATGCAGGAAGCCGTGACCGGCATCCGGAAAACAGCGGCAGGATTTGAAATTGAAACAGCAAAAGGAACGGTTTTTCATAGTGATTATGTATGTGTGGCCTGCGGCGGTTTTCCGAAGGCAGAGCAATTTGAATGGCTGCGTAATCTGGGACATACTATTGCTGTTCCGGTACCTTCGTTGTTCACCTTTAACAGTCCGCAACATCCGTTAACGGAGTTGATGGGGGTAAGCGTTACGGAGGCGCGGGTTGCTGTTGCAGGTACAAAGCTCCACCAGCGCGGAGCGTTGCTGGTAACACATTGGGGGATCAGCGGCCCTGCCGTATTACGTTTGAGCGCCTGGGCCGCCAGGGACCTTGCGGGGCAGGAATGGACGTTCACCGCAATCATCAACTGGCTGCCGGAGCTTTCGGAAACGGAGCTGAGGGAACGGTTCGTAACATGGCGTTCGGAAAAAGCTGCACAAAAAATAGGGAATAAAAATCCGCTGGAGCTTCCCGGCCGTCTCTGGCTGTTTCTGCTGACCCGGTCCGGAATCGATGAGCACCGGCGCTGGGCAGACCTGCCTTCAAAAAATCAAAACCTGCTGATCCGGAACCTGCTGGCTTTTGAGTTGCCGGTAAAAGGGAAGACCACCTATAAAGAAGAATTTGTAACGGCGGGAGGAATTACGCTGGCGGAAGTGGAACCACAAACAATGATGAGCCGGAAAATACCGGGTCTGTTCTTTACAGGAGAAGTGATCGATGTGGACGGTATCACCGGCGGCTACAATTTTCAGAATGCCTGGAGCACGGGCTTCATAGCGGCACGATCCGCAGGACAGCTGGCTAGTGCCCCATCTTTTTAA
- a CDS encoding ligand-binding sensor domain-containing protein has translation MKGWIIHVFSAVAFIFCVQSVCAQQYYFERFQVEKGLSNNTATCVIQDKKGFIWAGTKDGLNRFDGYSFKVFRNTPGDSSSLGNNSVWQLHEGREGTIWVGTEHGIYAYHPEDETFTFLQHTPKQLVRAIDEDAAGNLWFIINFKLYRYSRQTGRITRFLNNELDLCTTLTISKANELWVGLLSGSVGRYDSASGRFSFFSLFQHSPPPVSPWLERIYDTGEGYFLVGTATQGIKKFYTASHTYEDLLTYNTDNTQIYARDFVQSKEGEYWVATESGIYIYNARTGRFTNLKKHYQNPYALTDNAVYSFCKDREGGIWIGTYFGGLNYYPKENPPFEKYFPGAGAGSIRGNAVREITADDSGHLWIGTEDAGLNKFDPATGTFINFKPTGKPSGIAHTNIHGLLHDGNRLWIGTFEHGLDVMDLRTGNVIHHFTAGPGPNDLKSNFIHSLYKTSDNRIWAGTSNGIYIYNEKKGNFTAPGYFPRGGFYSGILEASDGTIWAGTFQDGLHYYNPRKKIYGQLQLLYQNKDRLSENRVTYIHEASDHTLWIATEDGLFNIDPVTRKVVTYSTATGFPSNLIYTVAEDPLRRHWVTTSRGLVLLDPEGGVLRTFTKTSGLLGDQFNYSSAFKDRNGRLYYGSVKGMISFDPAKLTTDTYTPPVYITNFSVFNAPLSIAPKKGPLFRSLLITPRITLAYPQSTFNIDFAAINFTAPDNVEYAYKLEGLDEEWNYIKTNRSVYFTNLPPGSYVFKVRSTNSSGRWQNNERSLRILIRPPLWRTPLAYMIYLLLLIIIAYISVRTYRSNIAAKQKRKMQLYAVQKEKELIESKIDFFTKVAHEIRTPLTLIKAPLEKITKLLTPTPQTEKYLRSMNRNTERLLELSNQLLDFRKAESEQVSLNFVNTDITELLAAIWSNFQPTAEEHAISFELDIPSETFEAAIDPEAFKKIVSNLLDNALKYCNSKVSVSLLHLKEAQQFLIQISNDGPPIPEKDRPRIFDLFFRSQFTESISGAGIGLALAKSLIDLHGGLIRLAPMENLVTFEVLFPIRPAQA, from the coding sequence TTGAAGGGTTGGATCATACATGTTTTTTCAGCTGTTGCATTTATATTCTGTGTACAGAGCGTTTGTGCGCAACAATACTATTTTGAACGCTTCCAGGTAGAGAAAGGATTATCCAATAATACAGCCACCTGCGTGATCCAGGATAAAAAGGGATTTATCTGGGCTGGTACCAAAGACGGACTGAACCGCTTTGACGGCTACAGTTTTAAGGTATTCCGCAACACACCGGGAGACAGCAGCAGTCTCGGAAATAATTCGGTATGGCAATTGCACGAAGGACGCGAAGGAACCATCTGGGTCGGCACCGAACATGGCATCTATGCGTATCACCCGGAAGATGAGACTTTTACTTTCCTGCAACATACCCCCAAACAACTGGTGCGGGCCATTGATGAAGATGCTGCAGGCAACCTGTGGTTTATCATCAATTTTAAATTATACCGGTACTCCCGGCAAACCGGAAGAATCACCCGTTTTCTGAACAATGAACTGGATCTCTGCACCACCCTCACTATTTCAAAGGCCAATGAATTATGGGTAGGCCTGTTATCGGGTTCTGTCGGCCGCTACGACAGCGCCAGCGGGCGATTCTCTTTTTTTTCCCTTTTTCAACACTCGCCCCCGCCGGTCTCTCCCTGGCTGGAACGGATCTATGATACAGGCGAAGGATATTTTCTTGTAGGAACAGCAACCCAGGGCATCAAGAAATTTTATACAGCGTCGCATACTTATGAAGACCTGCTGACCTACAATACCGACAACACACAGATCTATGCGCGTGATTTTGTGCAATCGAAAGAAGGCGAATACTGGGTTGCAACAGAAAGCGGCATCTATATTTACAACGCCCGCACCGGCAGGTTTACCAACCTGAAGAAACATTACCAGAATCCCTATGCACTTACCGATAATGCCGTGTACTCCTTTTGTAAAGACCGGGAAGGCGGCATCTGGATCGGGACCTATTTCGGCGGGCTGAATTACTACCCTAAAGAAAACCCGCCGTTTGAAAAATATTTCCCCGGCGCCGGTGCAGGATCGATCCGGGGCAATGCGGTACGGGAGATCACCGCCGATGATTCGGGTCATCTCTGGATCGGCACAGAAGATGCCGGGCTCAACAAATTCGATCCGGCAACCGGAACATTCATTAATTTCAAACCTACCGGAAAACCTTCGGGCATCGCCCACACCAATATTCACGGGCTGCTGCATGATGGCAACCGGCTCTGGATCGGAACATTTGAACATGGTCTGGATGTTATGGATCTCCGCACCGGCAACGTGATTCATCACTTTACGGCCGGACCCGGTCCCAATGATCTGAAAAGTAATTTCATACACAGTCTTTATAAGACCTCCGACAACCGGATATGGGCCGGTACTTCCAACGGGATCTACATCTATAATGAAAAAAAAGGCAATTTTACTGCGCCCGGCTATTTTCCCCGGGGAGGCTTTTACTCCGGTATCCTTGAGGCAAGCGACGGAACGATCTGGGCGGGCACCTTCCAGGACGGACTGCACTACTATAATCCGCGGAAAAAGATTTACGGTCAGCTGCAACTGCTGTATCAGAACAAGGACCGCCTGTCCGAGAACAGGGTCACCTATATTCATGAGGCCTCCGATCATACATTATGGATCGCCACTGAAGATGGCTTATTCAATATTGATCCTGTTACACGAAAGGTGGTCACGTATTCAACTGCTACAGGTTTTCCGAGCAATCTTATTTATACGGTTGCAGAAGACCCGCTGCGCCGGCATTGGGTCACCACATCAAGAGGCCTGGTGCTGCTGGATCCGGAAGGCGGGGTATTAAGGACCTTTACAAAAACGAGCGGACTCCTGGGAGACCAGTTCAATTATTCTTCGGCATTCAAAGACCGGAACGGACGGCTCTATTACGGAAGCGTAAAAGGAATGATCAGCTTTGATCCGGCGAAGCTCACTACAGATACATATACGCCTCCTGTATATATCACCAACTTCTCGGTATTCAACGCGCCGCTATCCATTGCGCCAAAGAAAGGCCCGTTGTTCCGGTCATTGCTCATCACGCCGCGGATCACGCTCGCCTATCCGCAGTCAACCTTCAATATCGATTTTGCAGCAATCAATTTTACCGCACCGGATAATGTGGAGTACGCCTATAAACTGGAAGGGCTGGATGAAGAATGGAACTATATCAAAACCAACAGAAGCGTTTACTTTACCAACCTGCCTCCGGGTTCATATGTTTTTAAAGTACGTTCCACCAACAGCAGCGGCCGTTGGCAGAATAATGAGCGCAGTCTCCGCATCCTGATCCGTCCCCCGTTATGGAGAACCCCGCTGGCGTATATGATCTATCTTTTATTGCTGATCATTATTGCGTACATTTCCGTCCGGACCTATCGCAGCAATATAGCCGCCAAACAAAAAAGAAAAATGCAGTTGTACGCCGTACAAAAAGAAAAGGAACTCATCGAATCAAAGATCGATTTCTTTACCAAAGTGGCACACGAGATCCGCACGCCACTGACACTGATCAAAGCGCCGCTGGAAAAAATCACCAAACTGCTAACCCCCACCCCGCAGACAGAAAAATACCTCCGCAGTATGAACAGGAATACGGAACGCCTGCTGGAACTGAGCAACCAGCTGCTCGATTTCCGGAAAGCGGAATCCGAGCAGGTTTCATTAAATTTTGTGAACACCGATATTACCGAGCTGCTGGCGGCCATCTGGAGCAATTTTCAACCCACGGCAGAAGAGCATGCTATTTCTTTTGAACTGGATATCCCTTCTGAAACATTCGAAGCCGCTATTGATCCGGAGGCTTTTAAAAAGATCGTCAGCAACCTGCTGGATAATGCACTCAAGTATTGCAACAGCAAGGTCAGCGTCAGTCTTTTACATCTGAAGGAGGCACAGCAATTCCTGATCCAGATCAGCAATGACGGCCCCCCGATACCGGAAAAGGACCGGCCCCGGATCTTTGACCTGTTCTTCCGTTCGCAGTTTACCGAAAGCATCTCCGGCGCAGGGATCGGCCTGGCGCTCGCCAAATCACTTATCGACCTTCATGGAGGTCTTATCCGTTTGGCCCCGATGGAAAATTTGGTTACTTTCGAAGTCCTGTTCCCTATCCGTCCGGCACAGGCATAA